atAGATTGTTTGGGTGAAGGTGGCTGCCTATGACAAGACACAGAGTAAGATGGCCTTCTTTGATCCATCAAGGGCTCAAGACTTTGTGTTCATATCCGGGACTAAGGTAATGTTTGGTGGTAGTGATCAGAGTGAGTGTTGATTTTATGATTGTAACCTCGTTGTTATTCGTTGGCAGATGCGGAGCCTGGCTAAGAATCGGGAGAGCCCTCCGGAGGGATTCATGTGCCCCGGTGGGTGGAAAGTGTTGGTGGAATACTATGAGAGTCTGGCTCCGGCCAGCAACGGCCGGGTGCCTCAACCACTTGCTGCTTGATGTTGATCATCACTCTGTATAATATGTTATGTTTCTAAACTATCTTCCTCAATAATCTCTAATGTGTGATGTAATATATAATGTGCCACTGCCACAGATGTAATATAGTGTGTGCTAGTACTAAACAGTCATTCCTCTTTGTATAATAAATTCCCATGGTTTGATTTATATGCAAACTGATATGATATCATATGTATCCCATCCCTCTCTTGCAGATTTTGCACACTAAATTGACTTTTATCTTCTGAAACATCATTTCCAGAGCAATTGACGATTCTCAACCTTATTTACAGCTCATTGTTGTAGGCTATTTCCCCAATCTCTTCTCAAACCCTAAGTAAAATATCGTGCAATTTCTGCTTGGATtctgatacagaccaaacaggagaactcatctcaaaagactagcctgttaggagagagcccatttagtctatataccccacatcagttgttctcacaaccgatgtgggaattgagtccgtaacaaaTTCTTAGATTATTCGAAAAAGTACGGAGCAATGACAATTTCGGTTGGCTACTTTGGTGATTGAGGGAAATGTCGAGGTGGGCTCTTTGATTTCatctttttatgtttttttgccTGTTATTGTATTGTGTTGTTGTTGGTCCCTCATTGTTTAAAGTTGTTTATGTTGAACCCCGAATTAATAACTTGGCCCAATTTTGTTGGTTTGAATGTTGAATTAGGGATTTTGAAATTTGTCGATTTTCAGGTGCTATTTTAAATTAGAATCTGTGAATTATGTAAAGTTTTGAGGtgctatttaattagattagggATTCTGAAATGATTGGTTCGATTATGTTATTTTGGGGGTCCGTTTGTGTTGATTTGGGCGTGTTCAGATTGTTGTGTATGCAAAGGTGAGTTTTAAAACTTGATCAGATTTGACCTTGTTTGGGGcagatttatttaattggactttgttgtttaggaaaaaaaaatggaagtggaAGTCATTTTTGctgaatttattattatttaagtgGAATTGTGTGTTTTGTCCATACTATCCTCACAGACGCAGAATTTTTTTTGTAGGGGATTCATGCAAGTGCTTGAAAGAATCACTACTCATTTCATACATGAAAATAACTTTGTTAATGATGATATGAGTTTAACTGGAAattgaaaagtaagagagtaatTTTAAAAAGTGATTAAAATATTGCTAGTAAATAGTTTTGATGGACTCAACaatatagaaaaatataattCTTTTTCATGGatggaaaaaaatatactccctccgtcccagcctAAACGAGATGTTTCATTTTTGtacatgttttgagaaaatgatGATAAACAGTTAAAGTGGAGATAAAATTAAGTAAAAGAGACAATAATGTAGAAGAGAGTGGTGCGAAAATGAAATGTCTTGCTTTGGCACAGAAGGAGtatcataaaaaaatcacaatcatAACAACTACTATTATATACTATAATAAAAATCACAATCATAACAACTACTATCATATACTATAATATATATCGATGACAAATACTAATAGTAAAGTTgaaatcaatgttttaaaaaccggaccggcaagcgaaccggcgacgttactggttcacggttcaaccggtcgaaccaccggtctaaccgttttactgttgcaaatatatataaaaatatattaaatttagtaaatgatttacaattaataatatatcacaaaacattaaaccttatagataattagtgatgtataaatataaataatattaaaatttagtaaatatattcagatatatatatatatatatttaatactagttagtctagataaaaaatttaatatttcatgtattaaaataaataatgtttatattaatttaagaaaatttatttcgtaaaataatatataattaaatacgaattaagtacttattaattagtttagataagattattcattaatgtcaatagctagggtatataaattaagtatgtaatataaaaaatttatttataggaaataatgaatcttatatggttctaataataatataggtggtaagtagagcatcattaaaagataaaggatgataattatatatattataattaacaattatattaaagaataataaaattaaaatgaattattagtttttgtagataaaattaatggttaatgtataaaatatttaatgttcaaattgttcaatgagcccatgtggtggagtggtagaggtcttcttaactagaagagaTGTCATGAGTTCTacctctaccaacaacaaattttaaaaaattttgaaaaaaaaataaaaaaccggtttccggttcacggtccaaccggtccgaccggccggttccaccggttcacggcggttcaatgcagtggttgtttaaaggggtgaaccggaccggactacctaccggttcgcggtccgaccggtcgaaccggccggtccagtccggtttttaaaacattggttgaaattaaataaatcgaAATGCCACTCTAAAGTAGaaacaaacataaataaataaaataaataatagaatCAATATTATAGCACATCTTCTAGTTCTCTTCattaagataaataaattactccatGCATTAACAATTTCTAACAAAATAACggctcattttttaaaatcctttATGGAGGAGTAATTTTtgaaagagtgaactacaaaaatggtcttTGGACTATGGGTTCATCTCGCCCATAGTccttggactttaaaaatatcgtcagacaaCCCTTGACTAATGGTTTATTTCAAATTCAGTCTTTTTGTCTTTTTTATACGAAAGTACCTTTTTGAGGGTTTGAGTGTTTTGgtcattttaataattttacttTTGAGTGTGGCAGCTCATTATTTGATTTGTGCAGGTTGTGTCATAGGTAGATGTCACtttatatttctctctcttgCCTCTCTTTTAAATATGCAGTAAGCACACTTCTCTCATCTATCTCTCATCCCTTCTTCTTTCTCTGCTTCCCTCCGCAAAATCTCTCTTCCCTCTGCAACGCTGAGTTTAGTTTTTTGTCTTCATGTCTTCGCTGTCTGTTAAAAACTCGGCTGATGGAGGAGGGAATGGTTGTAGGTGGCTCTGATTTGAATACGAAAAATGTATGTGCCGGCAAAGAGCGATTCTCAAAATCGGTGTCGACGCAAGAAAGGTATCAAATGGAATGTTGTACTTCGTTTGCGAGAGAAATGGCAAGGTTGGAGGCTGCAATTATTTTCGGTGGTGTTATCTGAAGTGTGTGGATTTTGACTTGGTTGGGCATAGTCGGCATGAAGGTGGGGttggaggagaggaagaagttAATTATGAAGTATCTCGAAATCGTTGTGAAGGTGGAAGTAAAGTGAAAGATTTTATTTTGGTGTTATTTGATGGGTTTTTGTTGTTAGTTTCATTTGTAGCCATTATGGTGAGTTTGAAGAATTAGGTTTTCACAAGTAGACTGCAGTGCATGAGTTTGGGAAAAAATTTTGGCGAAGAATTGCAGTGCGTGGacttggggaaaaaattgacgTGTTCGaagtaatgtaatttgattatgTGTTCTaagtatgaaaattttaaagtttCAAGATTCAAATGTTGtgatttgaataaaaaattgatttttaaatttgaatatgaAATTAACGATGGCGGAAATGAGTATTCAATATTCGATGGGTATTCAATATTAGATGGGTATTCATTCGAAAGTCTGAAATCGAGAAAAAAAACTGATGGTACCTAGTAAGGAATAAAATCTGCTAAGAGAAACGTAATGTAGTAGGATTGTTATGTTGAGTTCTTATAAAAGATTTAATGTCACCATATTAGCAAAAGATAAAGCAAGAGAAACAGAGACTTATCTAGGGACTTACAAATTTCAAAGTATACTATCACAATTTCATTACCAATTAACAAAATAAGATTAAAATCAAGAGAGAAATGTTATAGAGGATCAATCAACCCTTTTTCTATGCTTCATAATAGGCTTCGATTTCATCCTCTTTTATCCCTAAATTTCGCAAGATTCAGGGTTTTGTGTGGCTGTTAGAGCTTCAATCTTAAATCCCACTTCCATGGTGATTTACGAATGTAATAGGAGAAGGAGAGAAAAATAGAGAAATGCTGAATGTGTGTAGAAAGTGTGTACAATGTGTGTGGTTTGGACTTGGGATATATATAGTATAGGCGTTGGTGTCAGGAAACTTGACTAGGGACTATAGTGAATGCAAGACACAAACTTGACTTATTACTACTCCCTATATTCCAAAAATCAAGGCATAAACTCTTGGTATTATATTGAATCAAGAAATCACTGTACTACTATATTCCAAAATCCAAACTATActatatgaaaaaatatgaagaaaagaATCCAATCATAttcatagtagtattaaaaaacaaataaataaattgaaaaatctcccttagtcttcttcttcttcttcacttgTTGAAAGTAAGATAACTGAAAAATGGCCTTTGAGGAACTGGTATAAGCTTCACAACCCAAGCAAGAGGCCAAGAAAGTGCCCCAATCCCAACACAAATCCCCCACTCTCCCAAATTCAGCCTCTCTGTATCAGCAAACTTATTCAACAACTCCACCATCACCACTTGAAGAACCACCGTCACTCCTACAATCCCCACAAACAACTTGTTCTTATGCAACCCTTCAAACACATTCCTCTTCTCAACCTTCCTCGCATTGAACTCATTAAACACCTGACACATCACAAACGCATTGAATATCAAAGTATTCTTCACCTTCTCACTCACCCCAAACAGACCCTCCCCTCCAAACTGCAGCACCAACAACACCCCAATCTGATACACAGCCTGTGCCATTAGATTCCTCCACATCACATTACTGATCAGCGCCTCGTGCCTCCCCACGGGCCGCTTCTCCATCAACTCCCTTGCCGGTCTCTCTGTGGCCAGCGCCAACGCCCCGAGAGTGTCCATGATCATATTCACCCACAGCAGCTGCACCGCCGTCAGAGGCACCTCACCGGCCGAGATGGCCGCCACAAAGTTCACCGTCAACGCTGCTACATTCACCGTCAACTGGAACTGAATGAACTTCTGTATGTTGTTGTACACACACCTCCCCCATTTTAAAACTGTCACCACTGATGCGAAGTTGTCATCCATGATCACTATATCAGAGCTTTCTTTCGCCACCTCTGTGCCTTGGATCCCCATCGACAGGCCTATGTCGGCCTCTTTTAAGGCCGGTGCATCGTTCGTCCCGTCTCCCGTGACTGCCACCACATGGCCGAGCCTCTTCAAGCACTGCACCATGAGGAGCTTATCCAATGGGGAGGATCTTGCCATCACGCGGATGCCCTCGACCCTCTCCATCCGCTCCTCATCCGTGTACGATCGAAACTCAGCTCCTTCAACTACACATCCGTCTTGGTCTTGACCCGGGAGGAGTATACCACACTCTGTAGCTATGGCCTTGGCCGTGAACACGTTGTCACCGGTGATCATCTTCACATCAACACCGGCATACTGGCAATCTTCAACAGCCTTCTTCACACCGGGCCGGCATGGATCTTTTATCCCTACTAAACCTAGTAGAACCATACCATCTTCTTGAATTTTCTTCTCTGTTTCAAGATTCACCTCATCACTCTGTTTATGTGCAAATGCAATGCATCTTAGGCTAGAAGCAGCCATTCCTTGAATAATATGATTGAATTGCAATCTCTCTTCATCATCCAAATCCTTTTTCTCACCTTCCAAATCATAGTAGTGTGAGCACATTGCAAGAATCATCTCAGCTGCTCCTTTCCAATGCACATGGAATTCATGATCTCTCTTCACCAAAACACCACTCCTCTTCTTCTCAGAATTGAATGCCTCCACATGAAGAATCTCACATCCCCTCTTCACCTCCTCCATATCCATCCCCATCTCCGCCACCGCCCACGACAGGATCGCCTTCTCAGTCGGGCTACCAGAGAATTCCACCCCTTCATCAGACATATACACACCACCCGTCGTGTTAAGCCCAACGCCCTCACGAAGCAGCTCAACAACACTCCTCCCAATATTCACTCCATCTTCAAAGGAGTCCTTCCCCATCCAAAACTTCGTCACCATCATCTTATTCATAGTTAGCGTACCCGTCTTATCCGTGCAGATAGTAGTAGCAGAGCCCATGGTTTCGCAAGCCGAGAGCTTCCTCACCATGGATTGATCAGCCATCATCCTCTTCATCGAATACGCGAGAGTGAGAGTGACAGCAAGAGGCAAACCTTCCGGTATAGCAACCACAACAATCGTCACCGCAGCAGCAACAATCCCAACAACCGAATTAATCACATCATCCGCTTTAGTCCTTTTTCCATTAAACTCCCTCACCCCATTCTCATCCTCTGTATTCCCCGTAAAATAACGAACCATCAACACGACAAGAACAAGAAACGCTACAGCCAAACCGAGCTTCCCAATCGAGGAAGTGAGCTTGTTGAGCCGCCTCTGCAGCGGCGTCTCCTCATCCGCATCATCCTTACTAATCCTGCTCATCATCTCCCCCCGCAGAGTGTCCATCCCAACACCCGTCACCACCATTTTCCCATACCCGTCCGCCACCTTCGTACCGGAAAATAGAAAAGGATTGACGCAAATCTCGACATCCACAGTGTCGCTCTCACCGGTCATGCTAGACTCATCCACCTGCAGAGAGTGGCCTTCTATGAAAAGGCCGTCTGCAGGGACTTGATCTCCGATGTTTAAGCACACGACGTCGCCCACAACAACGTCGTATATTGACACCTCTTGCCTCCTTCCGCTTCTAACTACTTCAATTAAAACATTACTGCTTATTTTTGAGAGCTTATCAAACTGTCTGCTCTGTCTGAAGTTGCTGACGGAGGAGACGGAGATGACGAGGAACACCGCGACGAAGATGCTTCCGCCGTCGTACCAGCCATCCCTTATGCCGTGTTCTTTAATTCCGAAGCCGAGGGAGAGAGCGGCGCAGGCGAGTAAGATGAGGATGGTGGGATCTTTAAAGGCTTCTATTACAAAGTGGAGGAAGGATTTTGATGGGGGAAAGGGGTAGGTGTTGGTGCCGAAGGCTGTTTTTCGGGCTGCGAGGTCATGGTCGTCGCCGGTGATGCCGTGGAGGGGGTTCGTTTTGAGggcggcggcgacgccgtgGGGGCCTTTGAGGAGGGAGAGTTGGCGGAGGTTTTTGTCCTTGACGAGGtgggggaggtggtggtcgACGACGACAGCGATGGCGGTGGTGGAGAGGAAGGCTCTGGAGCAGTAGATGGTGGCGAAGGCTTTGtgccatttttttttgtttggattTATGGAGGCATGAAAATGCATGGGATCATGCTGATGAAGCAGGAGCTCTGTTATGATTGCTGACATATTAGTATTTTGTCCTTTTTTGCAATGGGAATTGGAAATTGTTTAAGGTTTGTGAATGAGTTGGGAGGTGTAGATATGTAATGTATATATAAGGTAACCAAAACAATGGCGGTGTGTGCATGTTTTTGGATAAAATCATGACAGCGACGCGTAGTCAACGCGTTGTATTAACTTGGTCAATGATCTGTGGAGTTCACACTCGAATATTTATATGTAATTAAGgagtatattttgttattttacgTTACTTGCAATTACTTGGTTATTAAGTTTAATTTACCTGTTTTGATTATATTGCTATCAATTAGTAATATCTTTTTGAAGGAAGAATTAAGCGTAGGTCTATTTTTTGGATGTGCTGTATGAGAACAAGTGGGGATTATGTTTCAATTTCAGCTGTaaatgtgaatcaattaataaGTTGATTTGGCTAGCAATGTTCTCATTTGGCCGACGCTATTCGCGAGTTTTATGATCGACATgagaatttaatttcaaattagtTGTTtgataaaattacatttaataaaaagattaacctaaatttgatattaattttttgaaattttactatattttttgtttttttatatatctctatattaaattatattaatatattttgggttgtatgtgttgtgtgtagtgtgtgtaatatTGTGTTCGTTTTGTGGTGTCACAATTTGTATGTGGTGTGCGCAATGGCCAGTGTGTGTGTTCAGTGTGTTTTTTAGATGTACctattttttcaaatatttgaaACTTCGAATATTTActttaattataaatttcaaattgTTACATTGAAATGATATTATTTGAAACttcaaatattttctttaacaataaatttcaaaaaaaaatattcaatttaaaCATGAGTAAATGTGGATTAATTGGTGTTGCATTGTACGATGTGATTTCGTCTATTTATTTACGTTTATCTTTGATACATCTATGTTGATTATATGATACAACTTCATGTAATTTCGATTGGAGCAGTAGCTACCTACATCTATTTCACTCATTTGTGAAATGATGCATCTATTTCGTGGAACCCTTGCAAACTTAGAGTTGAAATAGAGACTAAATCCGGGGACAAATACTAAATGAAAAAGCTAAGTATATTAAAAGAAGACACAGCTCGAATATATGAaaattgtgtgtaaatttcaaatTAGAATTCGGAAAGTTCAAATGTTGAGGTGTTGTCTTAACAACGAGAACTTTAGATTTATTTATTCCTTTCTTGTGGTGAAGGAATCTACTTTAATATGTGTAGATATTTTCTATATACTACCCAAAAATAGATTAGGAAAAAagggaaagagaaagaaaatggGAAAAAGGGAACTgaatattattaaatatatgaTGGATGTAATTTCAAAGCTATTAATTAAGTATTCATCAAGATGCCTCTTTCGAAAAACTGCAGAGATTCTGCCGTGTTATTGCATTCATTTTCTTCGGTTTGTTAATACCTTCTCATCCACtccattataaatttatattgaaaatatattgtaatttttagtttgtatTTATAGGCGTTTTTAAACTAATTATATCTcctgattttattttttgttatgcTTTTAGGTT
This DNA window, taken from Salvia splendens isolate huo1 chromosome 18, SspV2, whole genome shotgun sequence, encodes the following:
- the LOC121776096 gene encoding putative calcium-transporting ATPase 13, plasma membrane-type — encoded protein: MSAIITELLLHQHDPMHFHASINPNKKKWHKAFATIYCSRAFLSTTAIAVVVDHHLPHLVKDKNLRQLSLLKGPHGVAAALKTNPLHGITGDDHDLAARKTAFGTNTYPFPPSKSFLHFVIEAFKDPTILILLACAALSLGFGIKEHGIRDGWYDGGSIFVAVFLVISVSSVSNFRQSRQFDKLSKISSNVLIEVVRSGRRQEVSIYDVVVGDVVCLNIGDQVPADGLFIEGHSLQVDESSMTGESDTVDVEICVNPFLFSGTKVADGYGKMVVTGVGMDTLRGEMMSRISKDDADEETPLQRRLNKLTSSIGKLGLAVAFLVLVVLMVRYFTGNTEDENGVREFNGKRTKADDVINSVVGIVAAAVTIVVVAIPEGLPLAVTLTLAYSMKRMMADQSMVRKLSACETMGSATTICTDKTGTLTMNKMMVTKFWMGKDSFEDGVNIGRSVVELLREGVGLNTTGGVYMSDEGVEFSGSPTEKAILSWAVAEMGMDMEEVKRGCEILHVEAFNSEKKRSGVLVKRDHEFHVHWKGAAEMILAMCSHYYDLEGEKKDLDDEERLQFNHIIQGMAASSLRCIAFAHKQSDEVNLETEKKIQEDGMVLLGLVGIKDPCRPGVKKAVEDCQYAGVDVKMITGDNVFTAKAIATECGILLPGQDQDGCVVEGAEFRSYTDEERMERVEGIRVMARSSPLDKLLMVQCLKRLGHVVAVTGDGTNDAPALKEADIGLSMGIQGTEVAKESSDIVIMDDNFASVVTVLKWGRCVYNNIQKFIQFQLTVNVAALTVNFVAAISAGEVPLTAVQLLWVNMIMDTLGALALATERPARELMEKRPVGRHEALISNVMWRNLMAQAVYQIGVLLVLQFGGEGLFGVSEKVKNTLIFNAFVMCQVFNEFNARKVEKRNVFEGLHKNKLFVGIVGVTVVLQVVMVELLNKFADTERLNLGEWGICVGIGALSWPLAWVVKLIPVPQRPFFSYLTFNK